In Mustela lutreola isolate mMusLut2 chromosome 1, mMusLut2.pri, whole genome shotgun sequence, one genomic interval encodes:
- the LOC131821681 gene encoding olfactory receptor 56A4-like, whose translation MVLFLNNTGTQVTEFLMICFPGMQDTQHWLSVVLAPLLVLAIGANSVLLLTIQQETSLHEPMYYLLAILSMLDIILCLTVIPKVLLIFWFNMKTISFAGCFLQMFVMNTFLPMESSTFLVMAYDRYVAICHPLRYPSIITEKFVIYAAIFIVFRNLLATLPTPVLAARLNYCASNVVENCICANISVAKLSCGDIHLNKLYQFVSVWCLLGSDLVLILLSYCFILRAVMRLQSGGTATKALSTCGSHLILILFFYTLLLVFIFTNKARKKVPSEVPILLNVLHHLIPPALNPIVYGVRTQEIKQGIIKILKYQF comes from the exons ATGGTACTATTTCTCAACAACACAGGCACCCAGGTGACTGAATTCCTGATGATCTGCTTCCCAGGAATGCAGGACACACAGCACTGGCTATCTGTTGTCCTGGCTCCCCTCCTGGTTTTGGCCATTGGGGCTAACTCTGTGTTGTTACTCACCATCCAGCAGGAGACATCTCTGCACGAACCCATGTACTACCTGCTTGCCATCCTCTCCATGCTGGATATCATCCTCTGCCTCACTGTCATCCCTAAG GTCCTGCTCATCTTCTGGTTCAACATGAAGACCATCAGCTTTGCAGGCTGCTTTCTGCAGATGTTCGTCATGAATACATTCCTTCCCATGGAGTCCTCCACTTTTCTGGTCATGGcatatgaccgctatgtggccatttgCCATCCTCTACGCTACCCATCCATCATCACTGAAAAATTTGTCATTTATGCAGCCATCTTCATTGTCTTTCGCAATTTGCTAGCCACATTACCTACACCAGTTTTGGCTGCCAGGCTCAACTACTGTGCCAGCAATGTGGTAGAGAACTGTATCTGTGCCAACATTTCTGTAGCAAAGCTCTCCTGTGGCGATATTCACCTAAATAAGCTCTACCAGTTTGTAAGTGTTTGGTGTCTCCTGGGTTCTGACCTCGTGCTAATCTTGCTATCCTACTGCTTTATCCTGAGGGCTGTTATGCGTCTGCAGTCAGGAGGTACAGCCACCAAAGCCTTGAGTACTTGTGGTTCCCATCTCATTCTTATACTTTTCTTCTATACATTGCTGCTAGTATTTATCTTCACAAACAAGGCAAGAAAGAAGGTGCCCTCAGAGGTACCCATTCTTCTCAATGTCTTACACCACCTAATCCCACCAGCCCTGAACCCCATTGTTTATGGAGTACGAACCCAGGAAATCAAGCAAGGGATTATCAAGATACTCAAGTACCAGTTCTGA
- the LOC131821688 gene encoding olfactory receptor 56A4-like, producing the protein MSRTLYMASPSNYSTAPVSEFLLICFPNYQSWQHWLSLPLSLLFLLAMGANVTLLITIWLEASLHEPMYYLLSLLSLLDIMLCLTVIPKVLAIFWFDSKSISFSACFLQMFIMNSFLTMESCTFMVMAYDRYVAICHPLRYPTIITDQFVIKATIFVVARNGLLTMPIPILSSQLRYCAENIIKNCICTNLSVSKLSCNDITFNQLYQFVAGWTLLGSDLILIVLSYSFILKAVLRIKAEGAMAKALGTCGSHFILILFFSTVLLVLVITNVARKKIPPDVPILLNILHHLIPPALNPIVYGLRTKEIKQGIQKLLRRL; encoded by the coding sequence ATGAGTAGGACACTTTATATGGCTTCACCCAGCAACTACTCCACTGCTCCAGTTTCTGAATTCCTCCTCATTTGCTTCCCTAACTACCAGAGTTGGCAGCACTGGCTGTCCCTGCCTctcagcctcctcttcctcctggccaTGGGGGCTAATGTCACTCTGCTGATCACCATCTGGCTGGAGGCCTCTCTTCATGAGCCCATGTACTACCTGCTCAGCCTCCTCTCTCTGTTGGACATCATGCTTTGCCTTACTGTCATCCCCAAGGTCCTGGCCATCTTCTGGTTTGACAGTAAATCCATCAGCTTCTCAGCCTGCTTTCTCCAGATGTTCATCATGAATAGTTTTCTGACCATGGAGTCCTGCACATTCATGgtcatggcctatgaccgctatgtggccatctgccacCCACTACGATACCCAACCATCATCACTGACCAATTTGTGATTAAAGCTACGATCTTTGTTGTGGCCCGGAATGGCCTTCTTACTATGCCTATCCCCATACTTTCTTCCCAGCTCAGATATTGTGCAGAGAACATCATCAAGAATTGTATTTGCACTAACCTGTCTGTGTCCAAACTCTCCTGTAATGACATCACCTTCAATCAGCTCTATCAGTTTGTGGCAGGCTGGACCCTACTGGGCTCAGACCTCATCCTTATTGTTCTGTCCTACTCCTTCATCCTGAAAGCTGTGCTAAGGATCAAGGCTGAGGGTGCTATGGCCAAAGCTCTAGGCACTTGTGGTTCCCACTTCATCCTCATCCTCTTCTTCAGCACAGTCCTGCTCGTTCTGGTCATCACTAACGTGGCCAGGAAGAAGATTCCCCCAGATGTTCCGATCCTGCTCAACATCCTGCACCACCTCATCCCCCCAGCTCTGAACCCCATTGTTTATGGTCTGAGAACCAAGGAGATCAAGCAGGGAATCCAGAAGCTGCTGCGAAGGTTGTAA
- the LOC131837140 gene encoding olfactory receptor 56A3 → MTPHRNGSNGVSEFFLNCFVRSPSWQHWLSLPLSLLFLLAMGANIILLITIRLEVSLHQPMYYLLSLLSLLDMVLCLTVIPKVLAIFWFDLKSISFYACFLQMYIMNCFLAMESCTFMVMAYDRYVAICHPLRYPSIITDQFVVKAAIFILARNALLTVSIPILSARLKYCGSNVIENCICANMSVSRLSCDDVTINRLLQFAGGWTLLGSDLILIFLSYSLILRAVLRLKAEGAVAKALSTCGSHFILILFFSTILLVFVLIHVAKKKVSPDVPVLLNVLHHVIPAALNPIVYGVRTQEIKQGIHRILNKGSQ, encoded by the coding sequence ATGACACCTCACAGAAATGGCTCCAATGGGGTTTCAGAGTTCTTCCTGAATTGTTTCGTCAGATCCCCCAGCTGGCAGCACTGGCTATCCCTGCCCCtcagcctcctcttcctcttggCCATGGGGGCTAATATTATTCTGCTAATCACCATCCGGCTGGAGGTCTCTCTACACCAGCCTATGTACTACCTACTCAGCCTGCTCTCTCTACTGGACATGGTGCTCTGTCTCACTGTCATTCCCAAGGTCCTGGCCATCTTTTGGTTTGATCTCAAGTCCATAAGCTTCTATGCCTGCTTCCTCCAGATGTACATCATGAATTGTTTCCTTGCCATGGAGTCCTGCACATTCATGgtcatggcctatgaccgctatgtagCTATCTGTCACCCACTGAGGTACCCATCCATCATCACTGATCAGTTTGTAGtcaaggctgccattttcattttggCCAGGAATGCACTTCTTACAGTGTCAATTCCCATCCTCTCTGCCCGGCTCAAATACTGTGGGAGCAATGTCATTGAGAACTGCATCTGTGCCAACATGTCTGTTTCCCGGCTCTCCTGTGATGATGTCACCATCAATCGCCTCCTCCAATTTGCGGGAGGCTGGACCCTACTAGGATCTGACCTcatcctcatcttcctctcctaCAGCCTCATCCTTCGAGCTGTGCTGAGACTCAAGGCAGAGGGTGCCGTGGCCAAGGCCCTGAGCACATGTGGTTCCCACTTCATTCTTATCCTCTTCTTCAGCACCATCCTTCTGGTCTTTGTGCTCATTCATGTGGCGAAGAAGAAAGTCTCCCCGGATGTGCCAGTCTTGCTCAATGTCCTCCATCATGTCATCCCTGCAGCCCTCAACCCCATTGTTTATGGAGTAAGAACCCAGGAGATCAAGCAAGGAATCCACAGAATACTGAACAAAGGGTCGCAATAA